In Desulfomonile tiedjei DSM 6799, a genomic segment contains:
- a CDS encoding SdpI family protein codes for MNVKTAVTLICLGFILVAVSLPLYLGKIKMNYLYGFRIRKAFESEKNWYLINQYGAKAMMAWSVVLVIVGIACLYIESQWVLVVANICFLSILIPIMQTVWYAKKI; via the coding sequence GTGAACGTCAAGACTGCCGTCACTCTCATTTGCCTGGGGTTCATCCTTGTTGCCGTAAGCCTCCCTCTCTACCTGGGCAAAATAAAGATGAACTACTTGTACGGATTTCGCATTCGGAAGGCTTTTGAATCTGAGAAGAATTGGTACCTGATCAATCAGTACGGGGCAAAGGCAATGATGGCCTGGTCTGTGGTTCTCGTGATTGTCGGGATCGCTTGCCTCTACATCGAATCCCAATGGGTGCTCGTAGTTGCCAACATTTGTTTCTTGTCAATATTGATACCGATCATGCAGACTGTGTGGTACGCCAAGAAAATCTGA